Proteins co-encoded in one Methanofastidiosum sp. genomic window:
- a CDS encoding fructose-bisphosphate aldolase, with amino-acid sequence MDILSNLDLALGKRVRLYRLLCSHGLRNGTMNLLPIDHGLEHGPRDFFSNPGSLDPEYVINLAVSLGVSGIVMHIGLAEKYMKKYAGVIPLVLKLNGKTSIPDDEAPVSPLTASLEDAIRLGADAVGYTLYVGTPNQKEDIAQFRKVKREADRYGMPIIVWSYPMGKAIEEKGGKESLYAVDYAARVGCELGADIIKINFPVIDNS; translated from the coding sequence ATGGATATTTTAAGTAATTTGGACCTAGCTTTAGGAAAAAGAGTTAGATTGTATAGATTATTATGCAGTCATGGATTGAGAAACGGAACAATGAATCTATTGCCCATTGATCACGGTTTAGAACATGGGCCACGTGACTTCTTTTCAAATCCTGGAAGTCTAGATCCTGAATATGTTATTAATCTAGCCGTAAGTCTTGGAGTCTCCGGGATTGTAATGCATATTGGACTTGCAGAAAAATATATGAAAAAATATGCTGGCGTCATCCCTCTAGTTTTAAAATTAAATGGGAAAACTTCAATACCTGATGATGAGGCGCCAGTTTCTCCATTGACAGCTAGTTTAGAAGATGCCATTAGACTGGGTGCAGATGCTGTTGGATATACTCTATATGTTGGGACTCCCAATCAAAAGGAAGATATTGCCCAATTTAGGAAAGTAAAAAGAGAAGCAGATAGATATGGAATGCCAATAATAGTTTGGTCTTATCCTATGGGAAAAGCCATAGAAGAAAAGGGAGGAAAAGAATCTCTGTACGCTGTAGACTACGCTGCACGTGTAGGGTGTGAATTGGGCGCAGATATTATAAAGATTAATTTTCCTGTAATCGACAATTCAAA
- a CDS encoding bifunctional alpha,alpha-trehalose-phosphate synthase (UDP-forming)/trehalose-phosphatase encodes MKRLLIVSNRLPITIEKNNEDLNFKHSVGGLATGLSSFYKNYDSAWIGWCGLSSDKINIDENKYIKSKLLEEYQNYPVFLSKKDIEQYYNGFCNSTLWPLFHGFTQYTEYIKKNWEAYKNVNEKFCEAICEIANNEDIIWVHDYHLMLLPKLIREKLPHTSIGFFLHIPFPSFEIYRLLPWRREILEGILEADLIGFHISDYSRHFLSGVLRILGYENVAGKVFTGKHYSEVDAFPMGIEYDKFSSMIKDENVQKKINEIREKIGEYKTIFSIDRLDYTKGILQRLEAYDYFLDKYPAYRGKVELILVTVPSRTKVEHYEKLKNKIDETVGKINGKYSRVNWTPIRYLYRYISYYSLLSLYNLSDVGLITPIRDGMNLIAKELIASKSDGKGVLILSEMAGASVELGEALIVNPNNVEEIADAIKKALEMPIDEQIERNRIMQKRLKKYNVTRWAEDFIEKLDEVKNEQKTLEVKLILPSTKLSMINSYKNSENRLFLLDYDGTLVPFSNAPHKALPDAELISVLKNLSNDNKNNVVIISGRDKNTLENWFKDINLSLIAEHGGQIKEKGNNWILTEPEEVEWKGKILPLLELYVDRTPGSLIESKELSLVWHYRKVDPELAAIRSRELKAALMHLTSNLNVGVFEGNKIIEVKNININKGHATSNWLNKNKWDFIVAIGDDFTDEDIFKVVPENAYSIKVGIEPSQAKYNVESYKEVRKLLKELNSLESND; translated from the coding sequence ATGAAAAGATTATTAATAGTTTCAAACAGACTGCCTATTACTATAGAAAAAAACAATGAAGATTTAAATTTTAAGCACAGCGTGGGGGGTCTTGCTACAGGGCTTTCATCTTTCTATAAAAATTATGATAGTGCTTGGATAGGCTGGTGTGGACTTTCTTCAGATAAAATAAATATCGATGAAAATAAATATATAAAGTCAAAGTTATTGGAAGAATACCAAAATTACCCTGTTTTCTTGTCAAAAAAAGATATTGAACAATATTATAATGGATTCTGTAACAGTACTTTATGGCCACTTTTTCATGGATTCACACAGTATACAGAATATATAAAGAAGAATTGGGAGGCTTATAAAAACGTAAATGAGAAGTTCTGTGAAGCCATATGTGAGATTGCAAATAATGAGGATATAATTTGGGTCCATGATTACCATTTAATGCTACTTCCAAAACTAATTAGGGAGAAATTGCCACATACTTCAATAGGGTTCTTCTTACATATTCCTTTCCCTTCTTTTGAGATCTATAGGCTACTGCCATGGAGAAGAGAAATCCTTGAAGGGATACTTGAAGCCGATTTGATTGGGTTTCATATATCTGATTATTCAAGGCATTTCTTATCTGGGGTATTAAGGATATTGGGATATGAAAACGTTGCAGGCAAGGTCTTCACAGGGAAACATTATTCTGAAGTCGATGCATTTCCTATGGGGATAGAGTATGATAAATTCTCAAGTATGATAAAAGATGAAAATGTTCAGAAAAAAATAAATGAGATAAGGGAGAAAATAGGGGAATATAAAACTATTTTTTCTATAGATAGGCTTGACTATACAAAAGGAATTCTCCAAAGACTTGAAGCATATGACTATTTTCTAGATAAATACCCCGCGTATAGGGGAAAGGTCGAACTAATCCTTGTAACGGTTCCATCAAGAACTAAAGTTGAACATTATGAAAAACTTAAAAACAAGATTGATGAAACTGTCGGAAAAATAAATGGGAAATATAGTAGAGTAAACTGGACTCCGATTAGGTATCTATATCGTTATATCTCATATTATTCTCTTCTTTCACTGTACAATCTTTCTGATGTGGGATTAATAACGCCCATAAGAGATGGTATGAATTTAATTGCTAAGGAGTTAATCGCTTCAAAAAGTGATGGAAAAGGAGTACTCATTCTTAGTGAAATGGCCGGTGCTTCAGTTGAACTTGGAGAAGCATTGATAGTTAATCCAAATAATGTAGAAGAAATTGCAGATGCAATTAAAAAAGCATTGGAAATGCCAATTGATGAACAGATTGAAAGAAATAGAATCATGCAAAAAAGATTAAAAAAATATAATGTGACCAGATGGGCAGAAGATTTTATAGAAAAACTCGATGAAGTAAAAAATGAACAGAAAACGCTTGAAGTAAAACTTATCCTACCTTCAACTAAACTTAGCATGATAAATAGCTACAAAAACAGTGAAAATCGTTTATTCTTACTCGATTATGATGGGACTTTAGTTCCTTTTTCAAATGCCCCCCATAAAGCATTGCCAGATGCTGAATTAATCTCTGTTCTAAAAAATCTATCAAATGATAATAAAAATAATGTTGTCATAATAAGTGGGCGAGATAAAAATACTCTTGAGAATTGGTTTAAAGATATTAATTTGAGTCTTATAGCTGAGCATGGTGGGCAAATTAAGGAAAAAGGAAACAATTGGATTTTGACTGAACCAGAGGAAGTAGAATGGAAAGGAAAAATATTGCCTTTATTAGAACTGTATGTTGATAGAACGCCGGGATCATTAATTGAAAGTAAGGAACTTTCTCTTGTTTGGCACTATAGAAAAGTAGATCCAGAGTTAGCAGCTATACGATCTAGAGAACTAAAAGCCGCTTTAATGCACCTAACTTCTAATCTAAATGTAGGGGTCTTTGAAGGTAATAAAATTATTGAAGTTAAGAACATAAATATAAATAAAGGGCATGCAACTTCAAACTGGCTTAATAAAAATAAATGGGACTTTATAGTTGCAATTGGAGACGATTTCACAGATGAAGATATCTTCAAAGTAGTTCCGGAAAATGCATATTCTATAAAAGTTGGTATTGAGCCTTCTCAAGCTAAGTACAATGTTGAATCGTACAAAGAAGTTAGAAAGTTACTAAAAGAATTAAACTCTCTAGAATCAAACGATTAG
- a CDS encoding ABC transporter permease codes for MFGLSYRLLKPWRRNIITFFKTWKLNFVPPFLEPILYLVALGFGLGGFIESVDGVPYAKFIAPALVSISVMTASFFECTYTSFVRMYYLKTFDAMIATPISIEEVIAGELFWGATRSTIYATIMLPVLLAFGVVEMPSSLLIIPFAFLGGLLFSCIAMCFTALSPTIDALSYPNFLFITPMFLFSGTFFPMTVLPEAIQYVALAILPLAHIVIINRSLTLGVYSFSIVTSLLWILATTTIFFFVSIKLMKRRLIV; via the coding sequence ATGTTTGGATTAAGCTATAGACTTCTAAAACCTTGGAGGAGGAACATCATAACATTCTTCAAAACCTGGAAGCTAAACTTTGTTCCACCTTTCTTAGAACCAATCCTATACCTAGTGGCATTAGGATTTGGATTGGGTGGATTCATAGAAAGTGTTGATGGAGTCCCATATGCAAAATTCATTGCCCCTGCACTTGTGTCTATATCTGTAATGACCGCATCCTTTTTTGAGTGTACGTATACCTCATTTGTCAGGATGTATTACCTAAAGACATTTGATGCCATGATAGCCACCCCAATATCAATAGAAGAAGTTATTGCAGGAGAATTATTCTGGGGGGCAACTAGAAGCACCATATATGCTACAATAATGCTTCCTGTACTCTTGGCATTTGGTGTTGTAGAAATGCCTTCATCTCTACTTATTATTCCATTTGCATTTCTTGGAGGGCTATTGTTTTCCTGTATTGCCATGTGCTTTACTGCATTAAGCCCGACAATTGATGCTTTAAGCTATCCAAATTTCCTATTTATTACGCCAATGTTTTTGTTCAGTGGCACTTTCTTTCCTATGACAGTTTTACCAGAAGCAATACAATACGTAGCTTTAGCCATACTACCCTTGGCCCATATAGTCATAATAAATAGGTCATTAACATTGGGTGTTTACAGTTTTTCTATAGTAACAAGTCTACTCTGGATTTTAGCAACAACAACAATATTCTTCTTTGTTTCAATAAAACTGATGAAAAGAAGACTAATCGTTTGA
- a CDS encoding ATP-binding cassette domain-containing protein yields the protein MTIVLEAKNLEKKFSDVIAVNKINFKVNEGQVFGFLGPNGAGKTTTMKMIQCVSPKTGGELKVFGLDVERNQKEIKKLMGVVPQMDNLDPDFSVIGNLIQYSRYFDIPIDEAKKRANELIEYVQLTEKKDSSVEKLSGGMKRRLVLARAMINEPKLLILDEPTTGLDPQARHLIWEKLKDLSSKGITVIITTHYMEEAARLCDRLVIMDNGEILVEGAPKDLVKKYVGEHIVEAENTLEIKTCLEKNNIKYEVANESVEVYSENVSDITNLILKECVDSGVTARPATLEDVFLKLTGRKLRE from the coding sequence TTGACTATAGTCCTTGAGGCCAAAAATCTTGAAAAGAAATTCAGTGATGTTATAGCTGTCAATAAGATCAATTTCAAGGTAAATGAAGGGCAGGTTTTTGGCTTTTTAGGACCAAATGGGGCAGGTAAAACGACAACAATGAAGATGATCCAGTGTGTTTCGCCGAAGACGGGTGGAGAATTAAAGGTATTTGGCCTTGATGTTGAACGCAATCAAAAAGAAATAAAGAAGCTTATGGGCGTCGTTCCTCAGATGGATAATCTTGACCCGGATTTCTCAGTTATTGGAAACCTTATCCAGTATTCCAGGTATTTTGACATACCCATAGATGAAGCAAAGAAACGTGCTAATGAACTTATCGAGTATGTGCAACTAACAGAAAAAAAGGATAGTTCTGTTGAAAAGCTTTCTGGGGGGATGAAGAGAAGGCTTGTACTCGCAAGAGCAATGATCAATGAGCCCAAGCTATTGATTTTGGATGAGCCAACTACAGGCCTTGACCCTCAGGCAAGGCATCTGATCTGGGAAAAACTAAAGGATCTTTCCTCAAAAGGGATAACTGTTATCATAACAACTCACTACATGGAAGAGGCTGCACGTCTCTGCGATAGGCTTGTTATTATGGACAATGGAGAAATACTAGTTGAAGGTGCCCCAAAGGATCTTGTTAAGAAATATGTTGGGGAACACATCGTAGAGGCAGAAAATACTCTAGAGATAAAAACATGCCTAGAAAAAAATAATATTAAATATGAAGTTGCAAATGAAAGTGTAGAGGTATACAGTGAAAATGTATCAGATATAACTAATCTAATACTTAAAGAATGTGTGGATAGTGGCGTCACGGCAAGACCTGCAACACTTGAAGATGTATTTTTGAAACTAACAGGGAGAAAACTAAGGGAATAG
- a CDS encoding terpene cyclase/mutase family protein produces the protein MPSYSNNWKVCLKFSPVSNLILSNSKAINYFTRIELFDEDPGTIEALWELPGAVSLLNKQQEDGSWKYSGGKEEIRSQMNYNQLETYRIMRVLIEKYGLNSTNNAISRACEFLFSFQTDEGDFRGIYGNEYTPNYSAGIMEMLIKAGYGKDDRIDLGINWLLSMRQNDGGWAIPFRTTKCKISEVFYKDERIEPIKNDPTKPSSHLVTGIVLRAFAAHGHYRKTNEIRKAGAFLKSQFFKKDNYNDHGSPEYWGKLAYPFWWTDIVSSLDSLSKLKFTKEDYDVKRGLDYLIENQRPDGTWKVYYGLPKDDENDLWITLAICRLFKRFYSI, from the coding sequence ATGCCGAGCTATTCTAACAACTGGAAGGTATGTCTAAAATTTAGCCCAGTTAGCAATCTTATCCTATCAAATAGTAAAGCGATAAACTATTTCACAAGGATAGAGTTGTTTGATGAAGATCCTGGAACTATTGAAGCGTTATGGGAACTTCCAGGTGCAGTATCCCTATTGAACAAACAACAGGAAGATGGATCGTGGAAATATTCTGGAGGTAAAGAGGAGATCCGCTCACAGATGAATTACAATCAGCTTGAAACCTATCGAATAATGCGAGTTTTAATCGAAAAGTACGGCCTAAACAGCACAAATAATGCAATTTCAAGAGCCTGTGAATTTCTATTTTCATTCCAAACTGACGAAGGGGATTTTAGAGGCATATACGGGAACGAATACACCCCAAATTACTCTGCAGGCATAATGGAGATGTTGATAAAGGCAGGCTATGGAAAAGATGACAGGATTGATCTTGGCATCAATTGGCTTTTGTCGATGAGGCAAAATGATGGGGGATGGGCCATACCTTTTAGGACTACAAAGTGCAAGATATCTGAAGTATTCTATAAAGATGAGAGAATTGAACCAATCAAAAATGATCCAACTAAGCCGTCTTCTCATTTAGTAACTGGGATAGTTTTAAGGGCCTTTGCAGCACATGGGCACTACAGAAAAACAAATGAAATAAGAAAAGCCGGAGCGTTTCTCAAATCACAATTTTTTAAGAAAGACAACTATAATGATCACGGCTCACCCGAGTACTGGGGGAAGCTAGCTTACCCTTTCTGGTGGACAGATATTGTTTCCTCTCTTGATTCCCTTTCCAAACTCAAATTTACTAAAGAAGACTACGACGTCAAGAGGGGGCTAGATTATTTAATTGAAAATCAAAGACCTGATGGGACATGGAAAGTATATTATGGGCTTCCAAAGGACGATGAAAACGATTTATGGATTACCCTGGCAATTTGCAGGTTATTTAAGAGATTTTATTCAATTTGA